The following are from one region of the Nicotiana tomentosiformis chromosome 7, ASM39032v3, whole genome shotgun sequence genome:
- the LOC104112731 gene encoding heat stress transcription factor A-3: MNPFDKNPNFRPPGSESDTLPPHSITMDPEFAVFSEPPSSPFINLEAFSAGEEGLGVVQPMECLHGTQIPPFLSKTFDLVDDSSLDFIISWGSKGESFVVWDPVEFSRMILPKNFKHNNFSSFVRQLNTYGFRKVDADRWEFANEGFLRGKKHLLKNIQRRRSPQSHQAGSSSAEAGKGAMDEIEKLRKEKSSMMQEVIELQQQQRGTVQQMEVVNEKLQAAELRQKQMVSFLAKVFQNPTFLARLRQMKEQGKITSPRTMRKFVKHQPHDQDRVESSIEGQIVKFMPDFQDLVTSFENPDINLVVDQQLPETGFGAEAMLFKNQERVIEGALNFNPEDSHFEGRNVASPQLEVMPECFVSFPEELAKEKNILGFSSPGIESMVKEEEVWSMGFEASAGMSSTGIELWGSLSNYDVPDFGVSAGLSDVLWDIDPLQEAGSSGVDKWPNDESPFGQPKNDSF; encoded by the exons ATGAACCCTTTTGATAAAAACCCAAATTTTCGCCCTCCTGGGTCAGAATCTGATACATTGCCACCACACAGTATTACTATGGACCCTGAATTTGCTGTGTTTTCTGAGCCCCCATCTTCTCCTTTTATCAATCTTGAAGCTTTTTCAGCTGGGGAGGAAGGATTAGGTGTGGTGCAGCCTATGGAGTGTTTACATGGGACACAAATTCCACCATTTTTGTCAAAGACTTTTGATTTAGTTGATGACTCTTCATTGGATTTTATCATTTCTTGGGGTAGTAAAGGAGAAAGCTTTGTAGTGTGGGACCCAGTGGAGTTTTCAAGAATGATTCTTCCAAAGAATTTCAAGCACAACAATTTCTCCAGCTTTGTGAGACAGCTTAATACTTAT GGATTTCGCAAAGTTGATGCTGACAGGTGGGAGTTTGCGAACGAAGGGTTCTTGAGAGGAAAGAAGCATTTGTTGAAGAACATACAGAGGCGAAGATCACCTCAGTCGCATCAGGCGGGAAGTTCATCTGCTGAAGCAGGGAAAGGTGCAATGGATGAGATAGAGAAACTGAGGAAGGAGAAGAGCTCGATGATGCAGGAAGTCATTGAATTGCAGCAGCAGCAGCGTGGGACGGTCCAACAAATGGAAGTTGTTAATGAAAAGCTTCAGGCTGCAGAACTGAGACAGAAACAGATGGTTTCATTCTTGGCCAAGGTGTTTCAGAATCCCACATTCTTGGCTCGTCTTCGGCAGATGAAGGAACAAGGAAAAATTACTTCTCCAAGAACAATGAGGAAATTCGTTAAACATCAGCCACACGATCAGGATAGAGTGGAGTCTTCCATTGAAGGGCAGATAGTCAAGTTCATGCCTGATTTTCAAGACCTGGTTACATCCTTTGAGAACCCCGACATCAATCTGGTTGTGGATCAACAACTTCCTGAAACTGGTTTTGGTGCAGAAGCAATGCTTTTTAAAAATCAAGAACGGGTTATAGAAGGAGCTTTGAACTTTAACCCCGAAGACTCTCATTTTGAGGGGAGGAATGTAGCTAGCCCTCAATTAGAAGTCATGCCTGAGTGCTTTGTCTCTTTCCCGGAGGAGTTGGCAAAGGAGAAGAACATCTTAGGATTTTCCTCACCAGGTATAGAAAGTATGGTGAAAGAAGAGGAAGTATGGAGCATGGGTTTTGAAGCCAGTGCTGGTATGTCAAGTACTGGCATTGAGTTATGGGGTAGTCTTAGCAACTATGATGTCCCGGACTTTGGAGTTAGCGCCGGTTTGTCAGATGTGTTGTGGGATATAGATCCCTTGCAGGAAGCTGGAAGTTCTGGTGTCGATAAGTGGCCAAATGATGAGTCTCCTTTTGGCCAGCCGAAGAATGATAGTTTTTAG